The genomic segment ATGTGCCAACAGGGGTGATTATGTACCGCGAGGACGCATAGCCACCAGATGTACGACAACGTACTGGTCGCGACCGACGGCAGTTCCGGGACGACCGAGACGCTCGCCCACGCCGTCTCTATCGCCCGCGACAACGACGCCCTGCTGCACGGACTCTACGTCGTCGACCGGCGGCTGGTGCTGGCCGCCGAAAAAGAGACCCAGGACGACGTGCGCCACTCCCTTCAGGAAGAGGGAGAGGTCGCGCTCGACGACATCGCTGTCGGCGGGGAGGAGGCCGGTCTGGAGGTGGAGACGCGCATGGAAGAGGGCATCCCACACAAGCTCATCGTGGACTACGCCGAGTCGGCCGATATCGACCTCGTCGTGATGGGGACACACGGCCGGACCGGCCGCGACCGGGTGGCGAACCTCGGCAGCGTCACCGAGCGCGTCGTCGAGAGCTCGCCCGTCCCGGTGCTGGTCGTCCACATCGACTAGCTGCTACGCGAGTTTCAGCGCTGATACTGTCGGCATCACTGATTTACGCCGGGGTCGCAAACTCGCGGCAGATACCCATATGTCCGTTCCGACCGGCAGCGAGACCCTAGACAGCATCCTCGACGGAGGGCTCCCCGAGGACCGGACGGTGCTGGTCACCGGCGGTCCGGGAACGGGGAAGTCCACCCTGGCC from the Halomicroarcula saliterrae genome contains:
- a CDS encoding universal stress protein yields the protein MYDNVLVATDGSSGTTETLAHAVSIARDNDALLHGLYVVDRRLVLAAEKETQDDVRHSLQEEGEVALDDIAVGGEEAGLEVETRMEEGIPHKLIVDYAESADIDLVVMGTHGRTGRDRVANLGSVTERVVESSPVPVLVVHID